The genome window AGCTCTTCCTGTGCAGGAGCTCACCGATCTGTCCAGAGATCCTCCCACTCAGTGCTCAGCTGGACCCGTGGGCGACGACAGTGAGACCTTTAACTTCTGTCTCACACTCTGACGCTCAGGTTTCCTCCGCTTCACTAAcgtctctgttgtttttcctcagtgtttcACTGGCAGGCGACGATCATGGGGCCTGtgagtatcatcatcatcatcatcatcatcatcaccacacaACTCACAAAGTGACGCTTTCATGTGTTAACGTTAAGTCataataattgtgtgtgtgtgtttcagactgACAGTCCGTACCAGGGCGGAGTTTTTTTCCTCACTATTCATTTTCCTACAGATTATCCCTTCAAACCTCCCaaggtcagtgaacgcatcactgTTTCTGACCCCTGACATGTTCACTTCTCATTTGactctgatgtttttatttatcggTTACAACTAAAGTCCAAATGTCTACAGacttttacagttttgttttagtgtggacaaacagaagctcacttttattttgaaaactcgGGTTGTGACATAgtgtgaatgaataaaaaagtgggactcttattttgaaacctAAGGAGTTGTATTTTAGCATGGATAAACGGATGTggggacatttattttgaaaagtattTGAGCGTGGACACAGAGACGCACTGTGGTGTCTGATGGTGCGTTCAGGTGACGCAGGGATGTTTCCCgtctctgatgtgtgtgtgtgtgtgtttcctgtcgGTCAGGTTTCCTTCACGACCAGAATTTATCATCCAAACATCAACAGTAACGGCAGCATCTGTCTGGACATCCTGAGATCTCAGTGGTCTCCAGCGTTAACCATCTCTAAAGGTGaggaaacatcatcatcatcatcatcttcttcttcttctcctcactaCAGCTCAAAGCTAATGTCGGCTAATTGCTAACAGGTCATGTGaccaacagagaaaaaaacagtgtccACTTCAGTCAACCTTGACCTTACCTTTTAATAAAACGCTGCGGTTAGCTGCTGACAGGAGGACTttgggggcggggcttaacCACAGGTCAATCACACTGAGTCACTCACACCTGCTAAATCATTTGTTGCTATGGCGACATGGGCTGCAGGGGGAGgagcaaacacagagggagacaaCAGGGTAAGGGTAAATGAAAGCAGTGGTCACacctgtgtgacatcatcactgcagtcagccaatcagagtgtgtctgtgcttctgtCTCCTCAGTCCTTTTGTCCATTTGTTCTCTGTTATGTGACCCGAACCCTGATGACCCGCTAGTACCTGAGATCGCCCGCATCTACAAAACAGACCCGGTCAGGTGAGTGCAcacctgcgcgcacacacacacacacacacttcacatattttgttaattcggcttttgaaataatttgctcagattgacgtcagtgacacaaagtgaccacacgaggcagcagaggagcagctaaaatcactcattctctctatggggtttggttcCTGCTGACAGTTGGCTCCTCCCCACATCACCTGACGTCATGTCTTCGTCTCGTCCTCAGGTACAACAAGACGGCTCAGGAATCGACTCGTAAATACGCCAtgtgaccccgcccccttcATTCACTGCTGGAatataaactgttgttttttgtctcattttctcatgtggccacgcaccc of Solea senegalensis isolate Sse05_10M unplaced genomic scaffold, IFAPA_SoseM_1 scf7180000016099, whole genome shotgun sequence contains these proteins:
- the LOC122762808 gene encoding ubiquitin-conjugating enzyme E2 D2-like codes for the protein MAYKRISKELTDLSRDPPTQCSAGPVGDDMFHWQATIMGPTDSPYQGGVFFLTIHFPTDYPFKPPKVSFTTRIYHPNINSNGSICLDILRSQWSPALTISKVLLSICSLLCDPNPDDPLVPEIARIYKTDPVRYNKTAQESTRKYAM